In the Paenibacillus sp. FSL R7-0337 genome, TATTACGAAGAGCAAATATACCGCAGGTCTGGATAAATGGTATACGATTGCCATGCTGGTGTTCTTCCTTCTGTTCATCACCAGCTCCTGGTTCTTCTTCATCATGATCCGCAGAAGGCTGCTGCGGCTGCAGACCGCTATGGTGTTCACCGGGCAGGAGGGCTTACCGCAGATTGTTCCGCCGGGGAAGCCGGATGAGATCGGACGTCTGGAGGAAGCCTTCAATACCATGGTGACGGAGCTTAAGGCAGGCCGTGCCCGAGAGGCGGAAGAAGAGGCGCTGCGTAAGCGGCTGGTGGCCGATCTGTCGCATGATCTGCGGACTCCGCTTACCGTCATTCGCAGCCATCTCCATGTACTGGGCAAGGAGCCTTTGTCACCGAACGGGCAGTCCTCCCTTGACTTGATGGATCAGCGGATCGAGAGCCTAAGCATCCTGATTGAGAACCTGCTGTCCTACAATCTGCTGAACAGCGGGCGCATTGCGCTGCACCCGGAACGCCGGAATGTGCTGAGACTGGTGCGGGAGAGCGCCGCCGCCTGGTATCCGGTGTGGGAGAGGGAGGGGTACCAGATCGATATTGATCTGGAGGCTGTGCCGCTGTACTGGGAGATCGATGACAGCTGGTTCCGCAGAGTGCTGGATAATCTGTTCCAGAACATTCTGCGTCATGCACGCAGCGGATTGTATGTAGGAATACTTACGGAGATCCGTGAGGGCAACCGGGTGATTATCATCTCGGATCACGGCGGCGGCCTTGCGCAGAGCACTGACTCCGCAGGAGCAGGCCTGGGCCTGTCGATTGTTGATCTGCTGCTGAAGCGGATGGACCTGGAATGGAGCATGGAGAGCACGGCGAAGGGAACCGAGGTTGTGATCTGGAAGCGGAACGCCTGAACAATTTAAACGAAATTTAAACTTGCTGCTTCCGTGCTTTTAACCTTGGGGCGTTATGCTGTTACCGAGGTGAAGAGAAGAATGAAGGATACAGTGATAGAGACAAGAAACCTGCTTAAGGAATACCGCGGCCGTGCGGCTGTGAAGAACCTGAATCTCAATATTACAAAAGGGGAAATCTACGGCTTCCTCGGACCAAATGGTGCCGGCAAAACAACAACTATCCGCATGCTGCTCGGCTTGATCAAGCAGACCTCCGGCAGTATTGAGATCTTCGGCAAGGAGCTGCGTGCGAACCGGATGTCCATTCTGCGTAAGGTAGGATCGCTGGTGGAATCGCCGTCTTACTACGGGCATCTGAGTGCATGGGACAACCTGGAGGCGATCCGCCGCATTCTGGGTGTGCCCAAGGTGCGCATTGCCGAGGTGCTGGAGATCGTCTCGCTTACCGGGGAGGAGAAGCGGCCTGTCAAGGGCTTCTCACTGGGCATGAAGCAGCGGCTGGGGATTGCAGCAGCTCTGCTGGGCAGCCCGGAGCTGCTGATTCTCGATGAGCCGACCAACGGGCTGGACCCGTCCGGCATACAGGAGATCCGTTCCCTGATTAAGCGGCTGCCCGGAGAGCAGGGGATTACGGTGCTGGTCTCCAGCCATCTGCTGAGCGAGATTGAGCAGATGGCCGGTACGGTTGGCATTATCCGCGAGGGACAGATGGTCTACCAGGATACCATTGCCCATCTCCAGCAGCAGGCGGCCGGCCATCTGCGCCTGGCGTTATCCGAGCCGGAGACTGCGCTGATGACGGCGGTGCGGCGCGGCTGCGGCGGCGAGCTGCAGGAGGGCCGGCTGGTTTTGCCCCGGATGAGTGATGCGAGAGTATCGCTGCTGGTCAAAGAGCTGGTCGAGGAGGGTCACGCGATCTACAGGGTGGAGGAGCACAGGCAATCTCTGGAGGAATTCTTCCTGCAGGTGGTTGGGGGAGGGGAGCTATGATGTGGCGTGCGCTGTCGGCGGACTGGCTTAAGATCCGCGGCAAAGGCATATGGTTCCTCACCTTTCTCGGTCCACTGGGCCTCATCGCCATGCAGGGACTGAATTTCGGCCTCCGCTATGACTATCTTCGCGGGCAGTACCGCGAGGATCTGTGGGGTGGCCTGCTCAGTGAGGTCATACCTTTCGTACCGATTGCCCTTTATCTTGGAGGCACACTAATCTGCTCTCTGATTGCGAATGTCGAGCATCAGACCAGCGCCTGGAAGCAGCTTTTGGCGCTGCCTGTCTCCCGTACGGCAGTATTCATGGCGAAGCTGCTGCTCTGCCTGCTGCTGCTTATCGTGTCCTGCCTGCTGCTGTCGGCGGGAACCGTCATTCTCGGACTGCTGCTCGGCTTCGGTACTCAGCCGATACCGCTCGCAGATGTCCTGCGGATGGGCTTCGCCGCCTATGCTGCGGCCATGCCTATCATTGCACTCCAGCTGTGGCTGTCTTTAACCAGCCGGAACCAGACCCTTCCGGTATCGGTGGGATTGACCTTGTCGCTGGTCAGCCCGTTCGGTTCGTACTTCACGCAGTGGTTCCCGCTCTCCTGGCCGGAATTAGCCTGGAGTGATCCGCGTCCTTGGCTGTTCAGCGGAGCCGGCCTGGTGCTTGGACTCCTGGTAATCCTGCCTGGAGCCATCCATTTCGCGCGAAAGGATGTGGACTGAATATGAGGAATTTTCTGCGAATCATGTCTGCGGAGTGTCTGAAGATAGCCGGATTCCGCACCTGGCTGTTGATTCTGCTCAGTCCGCTGGTCTCCCTGCCGATTGGTGCGCTTTCGGACATGCCGGGAAATCAGACAATCACCTGGCAGGTTCTGCTGAGTACGATGTCAACGCTACATGCGCTGCTGTTTCTTCCGGTGCTCTCAGGACTCTTCGCTGCCTTAATCTGCCGCAATGAGCATAGTGACGGCGGTTGGAAGCAGCTCCTGGCGCTCCCGGTTACGCGGACTTCAGTATACTTTGCCAAATATGTATTGATAATAGCGCTGCTGGGTGCGGTGCAGCTGTTATTTGTTGGAGGGGTTCTGGGGGTCGGATGGTATCGGGGTGCAGAAGGGGGAGTTCCCTGGGAGCTGCTGCTGAGCAGCCTGTTCGGAGGATGGTTTGCCTGCCTGCCCCTGGCTGCCCTGCAACTGGCGGTATCCCAGGGCTGGAGCAGCTTCGGCGCTCCGCTGGCGCTGAATGTCTGCTTCACCA is a window encoding:
- a CDS encoding ABC transporter permease, with product MMWRALSADWLKIRGKGIWFLTFLGPLGLIAMQGLNFGLRYDYLRGQYREDLWGGLLSEVIPFVPIALYLGGTLICSLIANVEHQTSAWKQLLALPVSRTAVFMAKLLLCLLLLIVSCLLLSAGTVILGLLLGFGTQPIPLADVLRMGFAAYAAAMPIIALQLWLSLTSRNQTLPVSVGLTLSLVSPFGSYFTQWFPLSWPELAWSDPRPWLFSGAGLVLGLLVILPGAIHFARKDVD
- a CDS encoding ABC transporter permease produces the protein MRNFLRIMSAECLKIAGFRTWLLILLSPLVSLPIGALSDMPGNQTITWQVLLSTMSTLHALLFLPVLSGLFAALICRNEHSDGGWKQLLALPVTRTSVYFAKYVLIIALLGAVQLLFVGGVLGVGWYRGAEGGVPWELLLSSLFGGWFACLPLAALQLAVSQGWSSFGAPLALNVCFTIPNILIANSATYGPYYPWVQPMLAMSPFGEERFGAFNLPLESLMIVVSGSLLLFLGAGLIGFWRKAV
- a CDS encoding ABC transporter ATP-binding protein; its protein translation is MKDTVIETRNLLKEYRGRAAVKNLNLNITKGEIYGFLGPNGAGKTTTIRMLLGLIKQTSGSIEIFGKELRANRMSILRKVGSLVESPSYYGHLSAWDNLEAIRRILGVPKVRIAEVLEIVSLTGEEKRPVKGFSLGMKQRLGIAAALLGSPELLILDEPTNGLDPSGIQEIRSLIKRLPGEQGITVLVSSHLLSEIEQMAGTVGIIREGQMVYQDTIAHLQQQAAGHLRLALSEPETALMTAVRRGCGGELQEGRLVLPRMSDARVSLLVKELVEEGHAIYRVEEHRQSLEEFFLQVVGGGEL
- a CDS encoding sensor histidine kinase translates to MKGTGRFQLLHRSLLFRYLLIIVAALLFVPVVIPLTIAVYSIFGGLTHTSPPKEYEQYSSIDKLEIMWHEEARKLLDQSPADITRRLSALSEAYPLARIFWVDPAGETQLVRELSGPPLLLTGEAPAVPAQWSAAEAVSFMKDSVALKPLAIVAFIGDRAEAAEGFMVMQIPEDITKSKYTAGLDKWYTIAMLVFFLLFITSSWFFFIMIRRRLLRLQTAMVFTGQEGLPQIVPPGKPDEIGRLEEAFNTMVTELKAGRAREAEEEALRKRLVADLSHDLRTPLTVIRSHLHVLGKEPLSPNGQSSLDLMDQRIESLSILIENLLSYNLLNSGRIALHPERRNVLRLVRESAAAWYPVWEREGYQIDIDLEAVPLYWEIDDSWFRRVLDNLFQNILRHARSGLYVGILTEIREGNRVIIISDHGGGLAQSTDSAGAGLGLSIVDLLLKRMDLEWSMESTAKGTEVVIWKRNA